One genomic region from Natronomonas salsuginis encodes:
- the serA gene encoding phosphoglycerate dehydrogenase, whose product MKVLVTDPIADAGIDVLRDTDHEVVTAYDVEGDELLDAVADANALIVRSGTEVTREVLEAAPELVIVGRAGIGVDNIDIEAATDQGVIVANAPEGNVRAAAEHTVAMAFATARSVPQAHARLKAGEWAKGEFLGTELNGKTLGIVGLGRVGQEVAKKLDSIGMDLVAFDPYISEERAEQLGAELADLETTLKRADVLTIHTPLTPETANLIGETELAEMEGGYVVNCARGGIIDEAALAEAVEDGIVAGAALDVFAEEPLPKDSPLLDVEDVIVTPHLGASTEAAQENVAVSTAEQVLAAFNGEPVMNALNAPSMDESAFPRVEPYIDLAETAGKTAVQLLDSRVERVEITYEGDIAEEDVEIVTASALKGVFQPLEWQVNAVNAPRIAEERGIEVSETKRRQSEDFQSLVTVTVSDGEDEIGVCGTLFADDDARIVRIDGYRVDAIPGGQMMVARNTDEPGVIGHIGTVMGKYDVNIAGMFNAREVDGGEALTVYNIDQEVPEEARRELEADDRIIETKYISLNG is encoded by the coding sequence ATGAAGGTACTGGTCACGGATCCCATCGCGGACGCCGGGATCGATGTCCTCCGGGACACCGATCACGAGGTCGTCACGGCCTACGACGTCGAGGGCGACGAACTGCTCGACGCGGTCGCCGATGCGAACGCGCTCATCGTCCGCTCGGGGACCGAAGTCACGAGGGAGGTGCTCGAAGCCGCGCCCGAACTCGTCATCGTCGGACGGGCCGGCATCGGCGTGGACAACATCGATATCGAGGCGGCGACGGATCAGGGCGTCATCGTCGCGAACGCGCCCGAAGGCAACGTTCGGGCGGCCGCCGAACACACCGTCGCGATGGCGTTCGCCACCGCGCGCTCCGTCCCGCAGGCGCACGCCCGCCTCAAAGCGGGTGAGTGGGCGAAAGGCGAGTTCCTCGGCACGGAGCTCAACGGCAAGACGCTCGGCATCGTCGGTCTCGGACGGGTCGGCCAGGAGGTCGCAAAGAAGCTCGACTCGATCGGGATGGACCTCGTCGCGTTCGATCCGTACATCTCCGAGGAGCGCGCCGAACAGCTCGGCGCAGAGCTCGCGGATCTGGAGACGACGCTCAAACGCGCCGACGTGCTGACCATCCACACGCCGTTGACGCCGGAGACGGCGAACTTGATCGGCGAGACCGAGCTCGCCGAGATGGAGGGCGGCTACGTCGTCAACTGCGCCCGGGGCGGAATCATCGACGAGGCGGCGCTCGCCGAGGCCGTCGAGGACGGTATCGTCGCCGGGGCCGCTCTCGACGTCTTCGCGGAGGAACCGCTGCCCAAAGACAGCCCGCTGCTCGACGTCGAGGACGTCATCGTCACGCCGCACCTCGGCGCGTCGACCGAGGCGGCCCAAGAGAACGTCGCGGTCTCGACGGCCGAACAGGTGCTCGCCGCGTTCAACGGCGAACCCGTAATGAACGCGCTGAACGCGCCGTCGATGGACGAGTCGGCGTTCCCGCGGGTCGAACCCTACATCGATCTCGCCGAGACGGCCGGCAAGACCGCCGTCCAACTGCTCGACAGCCGCGTCGAGCGCGTCGAGATCACGTACGAGGGCGACATCGCCGAGGAGGACGTCGAGATTGTCACCGCGTCGGCGCTCAAGGGCGTCTTTCAGCCGCTCGAGTGGCAGGTCAACGCGGTCAACGCCCCGCGGATCGCCGAGGAGCGAGGCATCGAGGTCTCGGAGACGAAACGGCGTCAGTCCGAGGACTTCCAGTCGCTCGTCACCGTCACGGTGAGCGACGGCGAGGACGAGATCGGCGTCTGCGGCACGCTGTTTGCGGACGATGACGCCCGCATCGTCCGCATCGACGGCTACCGGGTCGACGCGATCCCCGGCGGGCAGATGATGGTCGCGCGCAACACCGACGAACCCGGCGTCATCGGCCACATCGGGACCGTGATGGGCAAGTACGACGTGAACATTGCGGGGATGTTCAACGCCCGCGAGGTCGACGGCGGCGAAGCGCTCACCGTCTACAACATCGATCAGGAGGTTCCGGAGGAAGCGCGACGGGAGCTCGAAGCCGACGACCGGATCATCGAGACGAAGTACATCAGCCTCAACGGTTGA
- the serB gene encoding phosphoserine phosphatase SerB, with protein MLIAFDFDGTLSDSEMTVLLGEEAGVADEIDEITERAMNDEISYAESLYARAELLDGLEEPHVEVGFDRVSLRPGSADVIEALSAAGHHVAILTGGFDRGVEKALDAAGTSVDTIVANRLPIRNGKLTGNAEGPLIEGTKDDALAALAEDLDIPMADTVAIGDGANDLPMLEVAGLAVGYEPKPAVEPHCDVLVSSMAELREVLETEGVL; from the coding sequence ATGCTCATCGCGTTCGACTTCGACGGGACGCTCTCGGACTCTGAGATGACGGTGCTGCTCGGCGAGGAAGCCGGCGTCGCCGACGAGATCGACGAGATCACCGAACGGGCGATGAACGACGAGATCTCCTACGCCGAGAGCCTCTACGCCCGCGCGGAACTGCTCGACGGCCTCGAGGAGCCCCACGTCGAGGTGGGCTTCGATCGCGTCAGTTTGCGCCCTGGCAGCGCCGACGTGATCGAGGCGCTCTCGGCGGCCGGCCACCACGTCGCCATCCTAACCGGCGGCTTCGATCGCGGCGTCGAGAAGGCCCTCGACGCGGCGGGGACCTCCGTCGATACGATCGTCGCCAACCGACTGCCGATCCGAAACGGGAAGCTGACCGGGAACGCCGAGGGGCCCCTCATCGAGGGGACGAAAGACGACGCGCTCGCAGCTCTCGCCGAGGACCTCGACATCCCGATGGCCGACACCGTGGCGATCGGCGACGGCGCGAACGACCTCCCGATGCTCGAAGTCGCGGGGCTCGCAGTCGGGTACGAGCCGAAACCGGCCGTCGAACCGCACTGCGACGTGCTCGTCTCCTCGATGGCGGAACTGCGCGAGGTCCTGGAAACGGAAGGCGTGCTATAA
- a CDS encoding VanZ family protein encodes MELLQLALPRRYSSVSDVLANAAGAAIVVGLWRILRRRVRLYRVGRPLEPPV; translated from the coding sequence ATGGAACTCCTCCAGCTCGCGTTGCCGCGTCGATACTCGAGCGTCAGCGACGTGCTCGCGAACGCCGCTGGAGCAGCCATCGTAGTCGGGCTCTGGCGGATACTGCGCCGTCGAGTGCGGCTCTACCGCGTCGGTCGCCCGCTCGAACCGCCGGTTTGA
- a CDS encoding O-acetylhomoserine aminocarboxypropyltransferase/cysteine synthase family protein: MFDRDDLYTNALHAGQEADPTTGARAPPIYQTTSYEFEDAEHAANLFGLQEVGNIYSRIMNPTNAVLEKRIATLEGGIAALATSSGMASFDLATFILASAGDNIVSASSLYGGTYTYLTHTVERRGVETRFVDTLDYDAYEEAVDEDTAFIHCETIGNPALVTPDFERLAEIAEDAGVPLFVDNTFATPALCQPIEHGANLVWNSTTKWIHGSGTTIGGVLVDGGNFPWDEHADRFPEVAKSNPAYHGINFSEVFGEAAFAYAARTRGLRDLGNQQAPFDAWATIQGLESLPMRMERHCENAMAVAEFLQDHPETSWVTYPGLENHETHEEATKYLDGGYGGMITFGLEDGYEAARKTVNNVELASLLANVGDAKTLIIHPGSTTHQQLTDEEKQASGVTDDLIRLSVGLEDTDRIIEDLDQAIKAATN; this comes from the coding sequence ATGTTCGACAGAGACGACCTCTACACGAACGCGTTGCACGCAGGCCAAGAGGCCGATCCGACCACGGGCGCGAGAGCCCCGCCGATCTATCAGACGACATCCTACGAGTTTGAGGACGCCGAGCACGCGGCGAACCTCTTCGGACTCCAAGAAGTGGGCAATATCTACTCGCGGATCATGAACCCGACCAACGCGGTGCTGGAAAAACGCATCGCGACGCTGGAGGGCGGAATCGCCGCGCTCGCCACATCGTCGGGGATGGCGTCGTTCGACCTGGCGACGTTCATTCTCGCGAGCGCCGGCGACAACATCGTCTCGGCGTCGTCGTTGTACGGCGGCACCTACACCTACCTCACGCACACCGTCGAGCGCCGGGGCGTCGAGACCCGGTTCGTCGACACGCTCGATTACGACGCCTACGAGGAGGCCGTCGACGAGGACACCGCGTTCATCCACTGTGAGACGATCGGCAACCCGGCGCTCGTGACGCCCGACTTCGAACGGCTCGCCGAGATCGCCGAGGACGCGGGCGTCCCGCTGTTCGTCGACAACACCTTCGCGACGCCCGCGCTGTGTCAGCCGATCGAGCACGGCGCGAACCTCGTGTGGAACTCGACGACCAAGTGGATCCACGGCTCCGGGACGACGATCGGCGGGGTCCTCGTCGACGGCGGGAACTTCCCGTGGGACGAACACGCCGACCGGTTCCCCGAAGTCGCGAAGTCGAACCCCGCCTACCACGGCATCAACTTCTCCGAAGTGTTCGGCGAGGCCGCCTTCGCCTACGCCGCCCGGACGCGCGGGCTCCGCGACCTCGGCAACCAGCAGGCCCCGTTCGACGCGTGGGCCACGATTCAGGGGCTCGAATCGCTGCCGATGCGAATGGAGCGCCACTGCGAGAACGCGATGGCCGTCGCGGAGTTCCTGCAGGACCACCCCGAGACGTCGTGGGTCACCTACCCCGGCCTCGAGAACCACGAGACCCACGAGGAGGCGACGAAGTACCTCGACGGCGGCTACGGCGGCATGATCACGTTCGGACTCGAGGACGGCTACGAAGCCGCCAGAAAGACCGTCAACAACGTCGAACTCGCGAGCCTGCTCGCGAACGTCGGCGACGCGAAGACGCTCATCATCCACCCGGGGTCGACGACGCACCAACAGCTCACCGACGAGGAAAAGCAAGCCAGCGGCGTGACGGACGACCTGATCCGACTGTCGGTCGGCCTGGAGGACACCGACCGCATCATCGAGGACCTCGATCAGGCGATCAAGGCGGCGACGAACTGA
- a CDS encoding saccharopine dehydrogenase family protein translates to MSSTTNNYDIVVWGATGFAGQLVAEHLTSHYPAAELSVAIGGRNESELRRLAEGLADESDREEIAIVVGDATKPASLREMASQTKVVCTTVGPYTTYGTPLVEACIEAGTDYCDLTGEINWVREMIDRYHDDAVAADVKIVHSCGFDSIPSDLGVKLLQSYATEAFGDPCEFVRIYLEDGEGGVSGGTLASAAELFEAAATDPIARETVSNPYSLAPPGERSGVDTGEQRRPQRDSIRSIWTAPSPMAAVNERVIRRSNALLEYPWGREFRCTEVVPTSSGIGGAAAAGGIALGLGVGTAAMKSRLLRRGLRRFVFPEPGTGPSEAKIKSGHFLIRVIGRGTTTDGPFTVVSEIGAELDPGYGATARMLGEAGMCLLRGETESPLDGGILTPASGIGDPLGDRLRDVGFTVTAGAWQ, encoded by the coding sequence GTGTCATCTACAACAAACAACTACGATATCGTGGTCTGGGGAGCCACAGGATTCGCTGGCCAACTCGTCGCCGAACATCTCACCAGTCACTACCCCGCTGCTGAACTGTCTGTTGCTATTGGTGGTCGAAATGAATCTGAGCTCCGCCGACTCGCAGAAGGGCTTGCAGATGAGTCTGATCGAGAGGAGATCGCCATTGTTGTCGGTGATGCCACCAAACCGGCGAGCCTCCGTGAGATGGCCAGCCAAACGAAGGTCGTCTGTACGACAGTCGGGCCCTACACGACATACGGGACACCACTCGTCGAAGCCTGCATTGAGGCTGGAACCGACTACTGTGATCTCACCGGGGAGATTAATTGGGTCCGAGAGATGATCGACCGCTATCACGACGATGCTGTGGCTGCCGACGTGAAAATCGTCCACAGCTGTGGGTTCGATTCGATCCCATCCGACCTCGGGGTCAAACTGCTGCAATCGTACGCTACCGAGGCGTTTGGAGACCCTTGTGAGTTCGTTCGTATCTATCTCGAAGATGGAGAGGGTGGGGTGAGTGGCGGAACCTTAGCCAGTGCGGCCGAATTATTCGAAGCCGCTGCAACTGATCCGATTGCCCGAGAAACAGTATCGAATCCGTACTCGTTGGCTCCACCGGGCGAACGCTCCGGTGTCGATACAGGCGAACAACGACGACCACAGCGAGATTCCATTCGCTCGATATGGACGGCTCCCTCGCCGATGGCAGCCGTCAACGAACGGGTGATCCGACGGAGCAATGCCCTCTTGGAGTATCCGTGGGGCCGAGAGTTTCGGTGTACAGAGGTCGTTCCAACCAGTTCTGGGATCGGCGGTGCCGCAGCAGCTGGCGGGATCGCACTCGGCTTGGGTGTCGGAACCGCTGCGATGAAGAGTCGGCTGCTTCGGCGTGGATTGCGTCGGTTCGTGTTCCCTGAGCCGGGCACAGGGCCCTCGGAAGCGAAGATTAAATCAGGTCACTTCTTGATTCGTGTCATCGGCCGAGGGACAACGACCGATGGGCCGTTCACTGTGGTAAGTGAGATCGGAGCCGAACTGGATCCTGGCTATGGCGCAACCGCCCGGATGCTCGGAGAGGCTGGGATGTGCTTGCTGCGGGGTGAGACGGAGTCACCGCTAGACGGTGGCATTCTGACGCCCGCTTCGGGGATTGGTGATCCACTCGGTGATCGACTTCGGGATGTTGGCTTCACCGTGACCGCTGGTGCGTGGCAATGA